TAAGATAGAACCCAACCAAATTTGCTACAAACCCCGTGTCCACAATCCGGGGTGAGGGTCCCGGCGTGTTGTGGGGCAGGGCGTGCGCCAAGCGCTTCAATGTCGAGATGCCAAAGTTCTTCGGGACCGTCGATGACAGTGATCTATCTCAAGAGCTTCCAAGCATGGGAAAGGTACTGTCGTGCCTCGTTCTGCCAGCACTCCTGATCTTCCTAAACACCGGCCTGAACGCGCTTGTGCAGTCAGGCGTGATCGCCGGGACAGTGACGGATCAAGCAAAAAACGTGAGAACTGCAGATTCCCCCTGGGTGGTCGCCCTCATTCAGCTGGGTCAAACCCCGATCGCTTTGCTCATCTCGGTCCTTGTCGCAATGGTGGTCTTGGGAAGGCACATTAGATCCGACAAAACGGGAATTGAGAAGATCATGGACTCGTCGCTTGGACCAGTTTGCTCGGTCATCCTGGTCACCGGCGCAGGTGGCATGTTCGGCGGCATTCTTCGTGCTTCCGGAATTGGCGACGCTCTCGCGGATGTGATGCGTGATCTTGGTGTCCCGCTGTTGTTAGCAACGTATCTCGTCGCCGTGGCGCTGCGAATTGCCCAAGGGTCTGCCACCGTTGCGCTCATTACCTCCATCTCCCTCATGGCCCCGGCAGTGGCGGCGGCCTCATTGTCGCAGCTTGGAGTGGCGTGCATCGTCTTGGCGGCCTCTGCCGGTTCGGTCATGGCCTCGCATGTCAACGACTCAGGATTCTGGCTGGTCGGACGATTGCTTGGGATGGATGTCAAGACAACGTTGCGGGCCTGGACAGTGCAGCAAACCATTGAGTCACTGATGGGGTTTGCGTTGGTGTCCGTGGTCTACGTCGTGTTCGCATAGGGGGATAAGGATAATGATCAACGAAGAGCCACAAACCGAGTATCCGTTGCAAGTCGTGTTGATGGGGGTTTCCGGTTGTGGAAAAACTACAGTCGCTGGGCTCCTTTCAGAGCGCTTGGGCTGGGAGGTGGCTGAGGCCGATGACTTCCATCCGAGGGTAAACATAGAGAAGATGGAGTCGGGTCATCCGCTTACCGACGAAGACCGGTGGCCGTGGCTGCGTCGATTGCGCGATTGGATGCACGACCATGAGGAATCAACGATCGTGACGTGCTCAGCGCTCAAGCGCAGCTACCGCGACGTCCTGCGCGAATCCAACCCACACGTGGTGTTCTTTCACCTTGACGGAGACCGCGAAGTTCTGGAATCACGATTGCGCACCCGTTCCGGGCACTTCTTTCCAGTGCACCTGCTCGATTCCCAGCTGGACACGCTGGAACCGCTAGAGCTTGATGAACAAGGCTTTGTCCTTGACATTTCCAAGGAGCCGCAGGAGCTGGTGGACAGCATCATCTCTGCGATCGTGCGCGAGGATGAAGGATATGCGAGATTGACTTACGAGACTCAAGGGGAGTGAGTGCCGGTCTCCGAACAGTCTGGACTCTTGGGCCGAAATACCAAAGTGTTACGGGGAATGCTCCTTAGCAAAAGGCACAATTTGTGTAAACAGGCACAATCCGCGAACTCGGTTCGAGGGGGGGCTCACACAATTGAGTCCCTAGAGGGGAGAACTGCATCAAATCTGTAGGGATTAAATTCCCAGAATCACCCGCGGGTCCCTACATCGTGTGACACCCTCAATTCATGGGAATACAAAAACGCAACGCCGAAGAGTTCCGTTTTAGGCGATTTGAACTGCGGGGAGCGACGTCCTTGGCGTCGATCCTCGAGGGCGGCCATACCGGAATTTATATTCTCGAGTTTGCAAACGGAGAGCGTTACGTAGGGCAAAGTGTCGACGTTCGTTCTCGATTTACTCAGCATGTGCACGGGTCAGGTCATAAGCCTTGGACGGATGTCACCGCATTTGCGTTCTTAGACGTCCCAGCTGCTGACCTCAATCGGGTTGAGAGGCTGATAATTGAAACCCAACGGGGCCTGCGGAGGTTTTGTTGGAGTCTTTAGGCGGCCTGGGTTTGCCGTGAGTATTCCTCGCGGTTTTGTTTGATGGTCTTGTAGCCTAGCCCGGCTTTGACTCTGCGGTTATTGTACCAATCGATGTATTGATCTATTTTCCGGATTAGCTCAGCGATGGTGTAGTTTTCGCAGGCTCTGGCGGTGGGGAATAGATCGCGTTTGAGCATCCCGAAGAAGCCCTCTGCCACGGCATTGTCACCGCTTGTGGCTTTTCGTGACATCGATGGGATAAACCGTGGGGTGTCCTTGTCGCCGGCCGCGTTGCACCAGGCTTGGCTTCGGTATTGGCCGCCACGATCGGTGTGGACGATCGGGCAGGACTTTTCTTCTAGTGTGGCAAGTCCTTCTTCTAGCATGACAACGGCTAGTTCCGTGGTGGGGTGACAACCAGCAGTCGCGGATATCACCATCCCATCAAACAAATCCACCAGCGGGGAAAGATACAGTTTCCCGTCTTTGGCTTTGAATTCGCTGATATCAGTCACCAGCCGTTGGCCCGGGTGATCGGCATGAAAGTCATGCTGCAGCGGCGCATCGGGGTAGGTGGCGTTATGGGTCGTAAAGTGCGTAGATGGTTGTCCCCACCTAGGTGGCAGCTGCCCGTCATCACCGACGAGGATGAGGTTTTCTGGGCAGTGCTGGTTTTCGCCTTCATAGGAGCTGTACACGCCTTTCCTGCGCTGGACAGGCTGAAGGTTTTCTTCGGCCATGATTTCACGGACGAGTTTTTCATTGGCTCTCAACCCCTGGCTGCGTAGGATTTGGTGCACAACTCGGTACCCATAGATCGCCCCGCAGGCTCCGGCTTCTTGCGTAGCAGTGGTACAGAGCGTTCGGATTGCCTCTACGAGTTGACCGCGGCGCTTGTGGCGTTGCGCACGGTTGTCAGCTTGGGCGTTGAACCAAAAATGAGGGTGTCAAGTTGTTTGTGTGTGGGGCTGAATCTTACATGTATTTGTCGAAGCGGTCGGGGTAGGCCACAGCCATCTGGTTGATGGCGTGTTTCCATCCGGCAACCCGTCCACCTTCCACGAGCCGGCCAGCAGAGGCGGAGACGCGTTTGCCTTCCCTAGCCCGCTTGACTGCTCGTTTGTCTTCGATATGGCAGATCATCAGCCACAGCGTCTTCATCGCTGACTCATCATTAGTGAACTGCACCCTGTTCCGGGTGGCCTTCCGCAGCTCATTATTGAAAGATTCAATCGAGTTCGTCGTATAGATCACCTTCCTCGCAGCCGGTGGGAACTGCAGAAACGGGGTAAACCTCTCCCACGCATCCCGCCACACCTTCACCGACCTCGGGTACTTCTCACCTAGTTCAGACGCCTCGAACTCATCCAAGGCTGCGGCAGCGGTTGGCTCATCCGGTGCGGTGTAGACCTTTTTCAACGCTGCAGATACGGCCCTACGATCCCCGTAGGAAACCCACCTATTTGCCGCCCTGATCAGGTGCACGATACACGTTTGAACCATGGACCCAGGCCAGGTGGATTCCACGGCTTCTGGTAGGCCTTTGAGCCCGTCGCAGCAGACGATGAAGACATCTTTGACACCGCGGTTAGCGAGGTTGGAACACACCTGGGCCCACAACGATGCTCCTTCCTCCTTGGCGATCCACAAGCCCAGGATGTGCTTGATTCCTTCGAGATCCACTCCGATGGCCATGTACGCAGACTTGTTGATCACACGGCCCCCATCACGGACCTTGATTCGCAACGCGTCAAGGAAGATGACTGGGTAGAACTCATCCAACTGGCGGTTTTGCCACACCATGACTTCATCAAGTACGGCGTCGGTAATCGCCGAGATTGTCTCGTGGGAGATATCCACACCCATCGTGGTGGCGAGATGATGCTGGATATCACGGATTGTCATGCCACCTGCGTACAAGCTGATGATCAGATCATCGATATCGGTTAAACGCCTCGAGCCTTTCGGCACCATCGTGGGGACAAACGTGCCAGCTCTGTCTCTTGGGACGTCCACGGTGACCGGCCCGTAGTTCGAGTCAATGGTCTTCGGGTAGCTGCCGTTTCGGTGATTATCCGTACCGACAGCGGCTTTACCGTCTCGATCACCAGCCTGATACCCCAGGTGGGCATCCATTTCAGCGTTCAAACCCCTTGTAATCGAGGCCTGTAACATGCCTCGAACTAGGTCGTTCGCATCAGTGGTAGAGGTACCGAGCTCATCAATCAACTTCGCGATTTCTGGGTTAGCAAGCAGCTTCTGCTCGATTGCGTCAATCTTGGCCTTATCGGCTGGGTCTCGTCGTGCCACAGTCATCATTCTGGTCTATCTCCTTATGCGGGTCGGGCACCCACACACAAACCATCAGACACTCTCCCAAAAATACGTGGATTCAGCAATCCCTACACACCGACGTGCCAGCACCGCAGTGAACCCGGCTTCACGTAGAAGATTGACCATTGTCGCTTTCTCCGGTGTCTTTACCGGAGGCTCGCCTTTTCCCAGCACCACCACCATTGCTTCAGCGGTGGCACGAAGGTTGCGTTCTTCGATCAGCAGTTTACGCAGTTCCTCTGGGTCATCGGGTAAATCATCAACAGCTAAAGGCTGTGAGACCACCCCGTACATAGCTGGGGCAACCCCCTCGGGAACAACAATGTCATCGCCTATTTCCTGTGCTGCAGCCACTTCGACATCAGCAGGAACCCTCACACCAGCGGTCCTTGCCGCGCGTTGGGCAGCGTAGGCGTCCCGGCGGCGTTCATTGTTATCTTTTCGATCGCGTACCACGGTTTCCATGATCACACGAGCAGCCTCATCTATGTCATCGAATTGACTGTTTTCGATCATATGGCGAGTGTTTCTCACCCAGCAGTAAATCGTGGAAGGATTAATCCCCAAACGCCTGCCCAATGCTGTCGCGGTAGCATCCGTGAGCACCATCCGCGACACTACGAACCCGATCAGCTTCGGATCTCCTATTCGCTGATCAGTCACCACGCCCTGAATCCGCCACCGACGCACTGTCGTCGCTGACGGACCGTTAGGACCAAGCAGCCGCGCGACTTCATTCTCATCACAACCTTGATCAAATAGCTCTAGCGCCCGCCGACGGATCGCCTTCGAATAGCCCATAACAGGCCCCTCATTCATCGGGGCCGCATAAGCTCCAACAAAACTTCCGCACAGCCACGCGGGGAAGGAAGAACGCTACGAAATCGACAGTTCAATATCGACTATTCGGGTCCGAGCCCGTTCGATGCGATCGTGAGTCTCGAAGAGCAAAAACACTGGGCTTGCGGGGATTTCGCCTTCGACATATCGCAGTTCAGGAGGGGAGCGGGGCGCCCGCTCAAGGGCCATCCCAAATTGATGAATCACCCATTCGCGCAAAAGGAGCATCCCTTTTGGTGTCTTCCTGACGGGTCGCCATTTCCGATTGCCGCTTCGGTGATTGGTGATCTAGGTTCCACTTTGTCTGCCGTGCCATGTGCCGTGGAGCTGGAGAAGAAGTATTGGACAATCAGTGATTGTCCCTCTACAGCCGGGGGCAGGCTCGCAACACTGAACGTGGGGTGTTTGGAAATCTACGTGTGCGGGCGCCACTTTGAGCAGTTGGTGTTAGATGATGGGGAAGTACTCCAGGTTCCCATGGCATTTCTTAATCTTGCCCCGGGATCATTTCTCAAATATGCAGGCGGAAAAATGTCCATTAAAGAGCAATGGCAGCCGTTGTTTGATGAGCTCCCGCTCTTTTATTACTCGCATTCCTATTCGGTGACTACTACCGATGCGTTGTTTTTTCCTTCCGGGCTGGTCCAAGAGATTTTGAAAGAGCCACTGGTGAGGGAGGCTTTGCAGACACTATGTTTGAAACTCATGCGTAGAGGGGAAGCGAGCCTTTTCCGTCGCTGGCATAGCGAAGACCTTGCAACGCTTGCCTATCAGCAGGTCGTGACTCAGTATTCCGGGGATCCAGCTGCCGAAATTCTGTCTTCGTCTTAATCTGCCCACGTTGGATGCCAAATCGAGGCATAGGAAAGGCGTAGTCCTGATCCATCGTGCGGTCGTTCACGAGATCAACGGATGGAATTTGTGCGAGATCAGCGAGGGTCTCACCTGTGTGAAGAGTAGATCTCTGTGGTCAAGCTGCTGGGGGCCTCGGTGCCTCAGATACCTTGGCTGTCTGACCCCGTGTGTTTCGACAGTCCTCATTGGACAAAAGAGGTTGAGGGCGACGAACCCCTCGCAGGGAAGCGCAGGGACACTGGAGGCGAAGCTACAGGTGCGTGCGAGCTGCTTTTACTAATTCAAAGCGATGCGGCCTTCACTGCCATCGCTACGCGCAAGAGGCCTTAGGCAGGAAAATCCGGTCAAGATGATACTGAAGCGCGGCCTTGTTTTCCTCGGCGCCGCGGTAGCCGCCGAGTACCGCGGTCGGGTCGATGAGACCCCACAGGATCTTTGCCTCGTGGGCGGGGTCGATGCCTGCGCGAAGGTCGGCTGCCTCGAGGATCGAACGCACGAGCGCGATCACGCGGCGTGGTCCGCGCGCGAACTCGCCGGGGTCGGTGTTGACGACGGAGTGGAAAAAGGCGACGTGGGCTCTCGCGTCCCGCATCGACACATCGTCCGCGGGGAGCAGGGCCTCGGCGATGCCCTCGATCTGCGCGCGCGGCGTGCCCGCCGACACCGCGTTCTCCACGGCGGCGCGGGCGGCGTCGGTAAGCGCCTGCTGGGCGGACGCCTGTAGCGCTTGGGCGGTGGGGAAGTAGTGCTGCACCTTGCCCGCGGAGACACCCGCGCGCGCCGCGACCCCGCGGAAGGTGACGGCCGCCGTGCCGCCACCGGCGGCGAGGTCGATGGCGGCCTCGACCAGCGTGGCGCGGATCTCTTCGTGGTTGCGGCGCTCGGTCACCCCATTCACATTACAATACAGCTGTATTGAAAAGGTGGTGCGGCATGAAGAAGGCGCTGAGGATCGCGGGAGTCGTGCTGGCGGCGCTGCTCGCCGCGGGCGCGATGGGCGTCGGGGGCTGGGCGTGGTACACGACGGGCTACCACGGCCGCCTCGTCAGGGCGCTGGAGAAGGCGGGCTTCGCCGAGCAACGGGTCGAGGTGAACGGTGTGGAGCTCAACGTCGGGGTCAGCCGGCCCCGCGACGCCACCCCGATCGTCCTCATCCACGGCCAGGCGAGCGCCTGGCGGCAATACGGATACGCGTTGCGCGACCTCGCGAGGACGAATCAGATCTTTGCGATCGACGTGCCCGGGCACGGCGGGTCGGCGCGGATGGGCTCCTATAAGGCGACTGAGGTCGCGGAGGTGCTGGCGGGCTACATCGCCACCATCGGCCAACCTGTGACGCTGAGCGGTCACTCCTCCGGAGGGCAACTCGCCGCCATCATCGCGGCGGCGCACCCCGAGCTGGTGAAGTCGGTCGTTCTGGAAGACCCGCCCTTCTTTGCAACTGAGCTTCCCGCGGCCAAGAACACGTGGAACTACCAGGACCTGGCAACCGAGACCCACGAGTTCCTCGCCAGCGGGGAGGACGACTGGCAGGGCTACCAGTGGCGCACCCAGAAGCTGTGGGAGTTCTTCGGGGGCTCGGCGCAGGGATTCATCGACGACGGAGCGGACTACCACGAGAAGCACCCGGGGGAGCCCATCACACTGTGGATGATGCCGCCCGCCATGAACGAGGCGGAGGTGTACGTGATGGACTACGACCCGGCCTTCGGGGACGCCTTCTATACCGGCTATTGGAACGAGGGCTTCGATCAGGCGGCCACGCTCGCGGCCATCAAAGCGCCGGTCACCTATGTCCACTGCCGGGCGCGTTATGAGGGCGAGGTGCTCCTCGCGGCCGCGAGCGACGCCGACGCTGCACGGGTCATGGAGTCGCTACCTGCGGGCGCCACAAAGATCGAGTCGGACTCGGGGCACAACTTCCCCGTGGAGAAGCGGGAGCAGTTCGTTGACATCATCCGCAGCACGGTAAATTAGGGCACATGACAGTAGACCTCGACTTTGAGAACGCATTTACCGAGCGCACGCCGCGCATCGTGAAGGCAGCGAAGCTGCACCGCGCGCCGGAACGCCGGAAGGCGAAGTCGTTCATCGTCGAGGGGGAGAACTCGGTCGAGGCGGCCGTCGCCACGGGCGCGGCCCAGGACGTGTTCGTGACGGAGAAGGCCGCGGAGCGCTTCGAACCCATCGTTCGCATGGCCGGGCACATGAATGTCTACGTGCACCCGATCACCGAGCGCGCGGCCAAGCACCTATCCGACACCAACGCCACGCCGGGCATCTTCGCCGTCTGCGAGCCGGTCCTGTGGTCCACGGGCAAGGCGCTCGGCGGGCGCCCGAACCTCGTGAGCGTTCCCGTGCTCACCAACGACCCGGGCAACGCCGGGACCCTCATCCGCGTGTCGGACGCGATGGGGGCGGACGCGGTCATCTTCGCTGGCGAGACCGTGGATCCGCTCTCCTCGAAGGTGGTGCGCTCCTCGGCGGGGTCGATCTTCCACCTGCCCGTCGCGCGTGACACCAACATCAAGGACGTGCTGGGGCAGCTGCGCGCGAAGGGGCTGCAGATTCTGGCCACCGCGGCCGACGGCGAGGTCAACCTCGACGAGGCGGAGGAGCTGCTGGCCAAGCCGACCGCGTGGCTGTTCGGCAACGAGGCGCACGGGCTGGGGGAGGAGCTCCTCGCGCTGGCCGACCACCGCGTGCGCATCCCGATCCGGGGGCGCGCCGAGTCGCTCAACCTCGCCACGGCGGCCTCGATCTGTCTGTACGAGTCGGCCAAGGTTCAGGTCACCCGCATCGCGGACGCCCGGTAGGCGGGCGGGGGAATGCGCGCACCCTCCGAAGCGGGGCGCTAGTATATAGGTTTGCCCTGCGTTGTCGGCGATTCCGGCGGCGCACGTGAAGATCTTCAGTGTTCATTTGAAGTAGAAAGTCGATTAGTGTCCGAGAATCCAGCAATTGAATTGACCGAGGAGAGCCTCAACGCCGCAGCTCAGGCGGCGGTCGAGGCGTTCGAGGCCGCAGCCAACTTGGAAGAGCTCGCCGTTGCACGTCGCGACCACCTGGGCGACGCCGCCCCGATCCCTTCCGCGCGCAAGGCCCTGGGCTCGCTGCCCAAGGACCAGCGCAAGGACGCTGGCCGCATCGTCAACATAGCGCGCGGCCGCGTCGAAAAGCGATTTGCTGAGGTCAAGCAGGAGCTGGAGGAGAAGCGCAACGCCGAGGTCCTCAAGGCCGAGCGCGTGGACGTGACCGTGCCTTCCACCCGTTCCCAGGTGGGCGCGCTGCACCCGATCACGACTCTGAGCGAGAACATCGCCGACATCTTCGTGGCCATGGGCTACGAGGTCGCCGACGGCCCCGAGGTCGAGGCCGAGTACTTCAACTTCGATTCGCTGAACTTCATCCCGGACCACCCGGCCCGCACCCTGCAGGACACCTTCCACGTCGAGCAGCCGGGCTCGAAGCAGGTGCTGCGCACGCACACCTCGCCGGTGCAGATGCGCACCATGCTCTCCCGCGAGGTTCCCATCTATGTCGTGTGCCCGGGCCGCGTGTTCCGCACCGATGAGCTCGACGCCACGCACACCCCGGTGTTCCACCAGGTCGAGGGCCTGGCCGTCGACAAGGGCCTGTCCATGGCCCACCTGAAGGGCACCCTGGATCACCTGGCCAAGACCCTGTTCGGCCCGGAGACCAAGACCCGCATGCGCACCAACTACTTCCCGTTCACCGAGCCGTCCGCCGAGGTCGACGTCTGGTTCCCCAACAAGAAGGGCGGCGCCGGCTGGATCGAGTGGGGCGGCTGCGGCATGGTCAACCCCAACGTCCTGCGCGCCGCGGGCATCGACCCGGAGGTCTACACCGGCTTCGCCTTCGGCATGGGCCTCGAGCGCACCCTGCAGTTCCGCAACGGCCTCAACGATATGCGCGACATGGTCGAGGGCGACGTCCGCTTCACCCAACCGTTCGGCGTCCGCGCCTAACACTCGTCACCTGCTATCTGAACTCACAGACTTTCTAATAAGGAGAAAACTTTCATGCTGATCGCTCAGAGTTGGGTGACGAAACTGCTCGGGTACTCCAACCCCGGCTGGAACGTGAGCGCCGAGGAGCTGGACTCGGGCTACGTCCGCGTTGGCTTCGAGACCGAGGGCTACGCCGCGATCCCCGAGACCACCGGCCCGCTGGTCATCGGCCGCGTGGAGAGTATCGAGGAGCTCACCGGCTTCAAGAAGCCGATCCGCCACTGCATGGTCAACGTCGGCGACGCCAACGGCACCGGCGAGCTGCAGTCCATCGTTTGCGGCGCCCGCAACTTCGTCGAGGGCTCCACCGTGGTGGTCTCCCTGCCGGGCACCGTGCTGCCGGGCAACTTCGCCATCGCCACGCGCGAGACCTACGGGCGCATGTCCGCCGGCATGATCTGCTCCGCCGCCGAGCTGGGCCTGGCCGACAAGCAGAACTCCGGCATCATCACCCTCGATCCTTCCGTGGGCGAGCCGGGTACCGACGCCCGCCCGATCGTCGGTCTTCTGGACACTGTCTTCGACGTCAACATCACCCCGGACCGCGGCTACGCGCTCTCCGCGCGAGGGCTGACCCGCGAGCTCGCCTCGGCGTTCAACCTCACCTTCACCGATCCTGCGCAGGATCCGAAGGTGGCGGGCATCGACGTCTCCGGCGTGCCCGCCGCCGAGGGCTCGCTGATCGACGTCACCCTCGAGCCGTCGACCAAGGCGCGCCGCTTCGGCCTGCGCAAGGTCTCGGGAATCGACCCGAAGGCGGAGTCGCCGTTCTGGATGCAGCGCGAGCTCATGCTCTGCGGTCAGCGCCCAGTGAACGCGGCCACCGACGTCACCAACTACGTCATGCTGCTGCTCGGCCAGCCGATGCACGCCTTCGATGCGGACAAGGTCGCGGGCAACCTCGTCGTCCGCAACGCAACGCAAGGGGAGAAGTTCGAGACCCTCGACCACGTCAAGCGCGAACTCAACGCCGAGGACGTCGTCATCTGCGACGACAACGGCATCTCCTCGCTGGCTGGCGTCATGGGCGGCACCGTCTCCGAGATCTCCGAGGAGACCACCAACGTCTACTTCGAGGCCGCGACCTGGGACCAGATCACCACGGCGCGCACCTCGCGACGCCACAAGCTGAGCTCCGAAGCGTCGCGCCGCTTCGAGCGCGGCGTCGACCCGGCCATCGTCGAGGTCGCCCTCGACGTCGCGTGTGCGCTGCTCGTCGAGATCGCCGGCGGCACCATCGAGTCCGGCCGCACCCTCGTGGGCGAGCTGGAGACCATGCCGACCATCACGATGCGAGTCGAGCGGCCGTCGGAGATGGCTGGCGTTGCCTACTCCCGCGAGACCGTCATCTCCCGGCTCGAGGAGGTCGGC
This is a stretch of genomic DNA from Corynebacterium vitaeruminis DSM 20294. It encodes these proteins:
- a CDS encoding GntP family permease, with the protein product MSTIRGEGPGVLWGRACAKRFNVEMPKFFGTVDDSDLSQELPSMGKVLSCLVLPALLIFLNTGLNALVQSGVIAGTVTDQAKNVRTADSPWVVALIQLGQTPIALLISVLVAMVVLGRHIRSDKTGIEKIMDSSLGPVCSVILVTGAGGMFGGILRASGIGDALADVMRDLGVPLLLATYLVAVALRIAQGSATVALITSISLMAPAVAAASLSQLGVACIVLAASAGSVMASHVNDSGFWLVGRLLGMDVKTTLRAWTVQQTIESLMGFALVSVVYVVFA
- a CDS encoding gluconokinase, translating into MINEEPQTEYPLQVVLMGVSGCGKTTVAGLLSERLGWEVAEADDFHPRVNIEKMESGHPLTDEDRWPWLRRLRDWMHDHEESTIVTCSALKRSYRDVLRESNPHVVFFHLDGDREVLESRLRTRSGHFFPVHLLDSQLDTLEPLELDEQGFVLDISKEPQELVDSIISAIVREDEGYARLTYETQGE
- a CDS encoding GIY-YIG nuclease family protein, coding for MGIQKRNAEEFRFRRFELRGATSLASILEGGHTGIYILEFANGERYVGQSVDVRSRFTQHVHGSGHKPWTDVTAFAFLDVPAADLNRVERLIIETQRGLRRFCWSL
- a CDS encoding IS3 family transposase encodes the protein MAEENLQPVQRRKGVYSSYEGENQHCPENLILVGDDGQLPPRWGQPSTHFTTHNATYPDAPLQHDFHADHPGQRLVTDISEFKAKDGKLYLSPLVDLFDGMVISATAGCHPTTELAVVMLEEGLATLEEKSCPIVHTDRGGQYRSQAWCNAAGDKDTPRFIPSMSRKATSGDNAVAEGFFGMLKRDLFPTARACENYTIAELIRKIDQYIDWYNNRRVKAGLGYKTIKQNREEYSRQTQAA
- a CDS encoding IS256 family transposase, whose product is MTVARRDPADKAKIDAIEQKLLANPEIAKLIDELGTSTTDANDLVRGMLQASITRGLNAEMDAHLGYQAGDRDGKAAVGTDNHRNGSYPKTIDSNYGPVTVDVPRDRAGTFVPTMVPKGSRRLTDIDDLIISLYAGGMTIRDIQHHLATTMGVDISHETISAITDAVLDEVMVWQNRQLDEFYPVIFLDALRIKVRDGGRVINKSAYMAIGVDLEGIKHILGLWIAKEEGASLWAQVCSNLANRGVKDVFIVCCDGLKGLPEAVESTWPGSMVQTCIVHLIRAANRWVSYGDRRAVSAALKKVYTAPDEPTAAAALDEFEASELGEKYPRSVKVWRDAWERFTPFLQFPPAARKVIYTTNSIESFNNELRKATRNRVQFTNDESAMKTLWLMICHIEDKRAVKRAREGKRVSASAGRLVEGGRVAGWKHAINQMAVAYPDRFDKYM
- a CDS encoding TetR/AcrR family transcriptional regulator, whose protein sequence is MTERRNHEEIRATLVEAAIDLAAGGGTAAVTFRGVAARAGVSAGKVQHYFPTAQALQASAQQALTDAARAAVENAVSAGTPRAQIEGIAEALLPADDVSMRDARAHVAFFHSVVNTDPGEFARGPRRVIALVRSILEAADLRAGIDPAHEAKILWGLIDPTAVLGGYRGAEENKAALQYHLDRIFLPKASCA
- a CDS encoding alpha/beta hydrolase, which produces MKKALRIAGVVLAALLAAGAMGVGGWAWYTTGYHGRLVRALEKAGFAEQRVEVNGVELNVGVSRPRDATPIVLIHGQASAWRQYGYALRDLARTNQIFAIDVPGHGGSARMGSYKATEVAEVLAGYIATIGQPVTLSGHSSGGQLAAIIAAAHPELVKSVVLEDPPFFATELPAAKNTWNYQDLATETHEFLASGEDDWQGYQWRTQKLWEFFGGSAQGFIDDGADYHEKHPGEPITLWMMPPAMNEAEVYVMDYDPAFGDAFYTGYWNEGFDQAATLAAIKAPVTYVHCRARYEGEVLLAAASDADAARVMESLPAGATKIESDSGHNFPVEKREQFVDIIRSTVN
- a CDS encoding TrmH family RNA methyltransferase produces the protein MTVDLDFENAFTERTPRIVKAAKLHRAPERRKAKSFIVEGENSVEAAVATGAAQDVFVTEKAAERFEPIVRMAGHMNVYVHPITERAAKHLSDTNATPGIFAVCEPVLWSTGKALGGRPNLVSVPVLTNDPGNAGTLIRVSDAMGADAVIFAGETVDPLSSKVVRSSAGSIFHLPVARDTNIKDVLGQLRAKGLQILATAADGEVNLDEAEELLAKPTAWLFGNEAHGLGEELLALADHRVRIPIRGRAESLNLATAASICLYESAKVQVTRIADAR
- the pheS gene encoding phenylalanine--tRNA ligase subunit alpha; translated protein: MSENPAIELTEESLNAAAQAAVEAFEAAANLEELAVARRDHLGDAAPIPSARKALGSLPKDQRKDAGRIVNIARGRVEKRFAEVKQELEEKRNAEVLKAERVDVTVPSTRSQVGALHPITTLSENIADIFVAMGYEVADGPEVEAEYFNFDSLNFIPDHPARTLQDTFHVEQPGSKQVLRTHTSPVQMRTMLSREVPIYVVCPGRVFRTDELDATHTPVFHQVEGLAVDKGLSMAHLKGTLDHLAKTLFGPETKTRMRTNYFPFTEPSAEVDVWFPNKKGGAGWIEWGGCGMVNPNVLRAAGIDPEVYTGFAFGMGLERTLQFRNGLNDMRDMVEGDVRFTQPFGVRA
- the pheT gene encoding phenylalanine--tRNA ligase subunit beta, with the translated sequence MLIAQSWVTKLLGYSNPGWNVSAEELDSGYVRVGFETEGYAAIPETTGPLVIGRVESIEELTGFKKPIRHCMVNVGDANGTGELQSIVCGARNFVEGSTVVVSLPGTVLPGNFAIATRETYGRMSAGMICSAAELGLADKQNSGIITLDPSVGEPGTDARPIVGLLDTVFDVNITPDRGYALSARGLTRELASAFNLTFTDPAQDPKVAGIDVSGVPAAEGSLIDVTLEPSTKARRFGLRKVSGIDPKAESPFWMQRELMLCGQRPVNAATDVTNYVMLLLGQPMHAFDADKVAGNLVVRNATQGEKFETLDHVKRELNAEDVVICDDNGISSLAGVMGGTVSEISEETTNVYFEAATWDQITTARTSRRHKLSSEASRRFERGVDPAIVEVALDVACALLVEIAGGTIESGRTLVGELETMPTITMRVERPSEMAGVAYSRETVISRLEEVGCSVAVSECGGKLEVTPPTWRPDLGESADLVEEVLRLEGLESIPSIVPSAPVGRGLTPAQKRRRAIGHALAYNGYLEILPTPFIRQDTFDTWGLDADDERRKVVTVQNPLDADYAVLGTTLLPSMLEALSRNIARGQTSLSLFGLQQVAIKRGEGSSPMPSVKQRPSAEEVQAVLDSLPEQPLHVATVGTGLAEFEGPWGTGREYTYADAVESARVVARAAGVELELANTDESGYLPWHPGRCAQLIVDGAVVGHAGELHPQVIERLGLPARTCAMELDVTALPLTEPAPAPVLSAFPTLKQDLALVVDEATPAESVRKVIAEAAGELLEKVELFDVYRSETLGEGKKSLAFALTFRAKDRTLTDDECSEGRLAAADAAAAKFGATMRA